One Coleofasciculus sp. FACHB-T130 genomic window, GCGATTCAGCTAGCAGATGGAACTGTTTCCTTTGAAAAACCGCCTCGCTTAGTAAATGCTACGACTACCTTTGACCGGATTAATGTCTGGGGAGCTACCTATTATTTCACTGTTAGTCTGCCAGAAAATGCTGGTGAACCGCTTGGGCAAGTGACGATTACCCAAAACGAGGGATTAGATAAAATTCGGTTTAAACTTGACGACAGCGAGGCATTTGAAGGGAAGCCGGGAAACAAAGGCGAGAAGTTAGCGCTGGGAAAAGTCACAAGAGATAGCCAGACAAACACCATTTCAGTCATGTTTGATCCTCCGATACCTCCAGGTAAAACCGTTACGATTGGTCTCGATCCAGTACGTAACCCCTTCAGCAGCGGCGTCTACCTGTTCCGAATCAAAGCTTTTCCCGCCGGAGAGAAAGCTTATGGTTTAGATTTGGGCGTGGGACGCCTGCACTTCTATTCGCCCTTTTAAAAGCTTGTCTTTCTCTTAAACATCATTGCTGAATTTTCCGGATAGGCTCTTATAGGGGATGTAGGCGTCTGAATTGCTTGCATAAAACAAGTAAATTTGCAAGCGATCGCTACTCTGGTTGCAGATTTTTGTTGCCACACCCCCGAATTACTCTGTTTCAATATCACTATGGCTCAAACTTTTTTTATCAATCCAGCGACCGGAAATGATAGCGCTGCTGGCAGCCAGTCAGCGCCGTTCAAGACAATTACCAAAGCTCTCCAGCAAGCACAATCCGATACGACAATTCAACTAACAGCTGGGAACTACAATACAGCCAGCGGTGAAGTCTTTCCCCTCAAGGTGCCAACTGGGGTCAAGGTTGTGGGGAATGAAGCCAATAAAGGCAGCGGCATTTTGATTGAAGGAAGTGGAACCTACAGTAGCCCTAACTCTTCTGGGGGTCAAAATGTGACAGTCACTTTAGCCAATAATGCTCAACTCCGGGGCGTAACTGCGACCAATCTGGCTACACGCGGAACTGCCGTCTGGATAGAATCGAACGGCTCCACGGTTGCCAATTGCACCTTCACCAATAGCAAGCGCGAGGGAGTCTTTGTGACTGGTGATGGCAACCCGGTCATTACCAATAATGTATTTACTAAAAATCTGGGTAATGGCATCTCGCTAGCGGGAAATGCCAAAGGCGAGATTCGAGGCAATACCTGCCAAAATACGGGTTATGGTATCAGCATTGCGGAGAGTGCTTCTCCATTGGTGGTAGATAACCAAATTTCTGGGAACCGTTCGGGCATTGTCATCTCTGGAAATGCGCGTCCCAAGCTGCGGAATAATCTGAGCGAACGAAACACTGACGATGGTGTGACGATAATTGGCAATGCTTTACCGGATCTGGGCAGTGCCAACGACGCAGGCAAAAATATCCTGCGGTATAACACTAAATTTGATTTACAAAATAGCAGCTCAAACCAGCTAATTGTAGCGGGAAATCAAATAAATCCGGACAAAGTAAAGGGAAGCGTAAACTTGCTCGATAATCAGCTTCCTCCGACTGACACGGCAGGTGGCGGTGGTACTGGCGGCGGTACTGGTGGCGGTACTGGCGGCGGTGGTACCGGCGGCGGTACTGGTGGCGGTGGCACTGGCGGCGGCGGTACTGGTGGCGGCGGTGGTACAGTCGTTGAGCTAACCGATATTAAAGGTCATTGGGCAGAGACTTTTATTCAGGAATTAGTGAAGCAAGAGATTATCAGCGGGTTTCCTGACAAAACCTTTAGACCTGATGCGAGTCTGACGCGGGCGCAATATGCTGCCTTATTGACCAAAGCCTTTACTCCACCTGCCAAAAGAGAAGCGATCGCTTTCAAAGATGTGGCAAACAGTTTCTGGGGTTACGCTGCGATTCAACAAGCCTATCGCGGCGAATTTCTCTCTGGTTTCCCCGACAAAACCTTCAAACCAAACGACAATGTCCAGCGCGTCCAAGTGATTGTCTCTTTGGTTAATGGACTGAAGTTAACCGGGGGCGCTCTCACCGCGTTAAACTTCTTCGATGACCGCACGGGCATTCCAGACTATGCCAAAGATGAGGTCGCAACAGCCGCTCAAAAGCAGCTGGTTGTCAATCATCCAACGCTCAAAAAACTTAACCCCACCCGCGATGCGACGCGGGCGGAAGTAGCGGCAATCGTTTATCAAGCCTTGGTGAATGCTAACCGAGTCTCAGCTATCAACTCACCCTATATCGTGACGGCTTGATCGAGGCTGAAACTGCTTCACCTTGATTAAATGTTTCGACCGCCTTTAGGGGCGAACAGTTGTTCGCCTCTACTTCTCAAATCTACACTGGAGAAACCACGAGATTTACGAGGGTAGACCCGATCTCGTGGAGGGGGAGAACGAAATCTACACTTTCCGTCTCAATGGCGGCGCGAGGCATCTCAAAAAATTCCGATGTACTTTCATCTTGGGCGATCGCTAATCCACCCATCTTATGAATTGCCTGCACCCCGGTTGCACCATCGCTGCCAATTCCAGAGAGAATAACCGCGATCGCCCGTTCTTTAAAACTCGCCGCCAGTGACTGCAATAGCAAGTCAGCAGAGGGGCGTGCAAAGTCAACGAGTACCGCCCCAGACAGGCAAAAAGTCCCCTCCGGGGTGACGAGTAG contains:
- a CDS encoding DUF2808 domain-containing protein; this encodes MRSFLVFSSTLAVIASIWGVFSPSTRAIQLADGTVSFEKPPRLVNATTTFDRINVWGATYYFTVSLPENAGEPLGQVTITQNEGLDKIRFKLDDSEAFEGKPGNKGEKLALGKVTRDSQTNTISVMFDPPIPPGKTVTIGLDPVRNPFSSGVYLFRIKAFPAGEKAYGLDLGVGRLHFYSPF
- a CDS encoding DUF1565 domain-containing protein, whose translation is MAQTFFINPATGNDSAAGSQSAPFKTITKALQQAQSDTTIQLTAGNYNTASGEVFPLKVPTGVKVVGNEANKGSGILIEGSGTYSSPNSSGGQNVTVTLANNAQLRGVTATNLATRGTAVWIESNGSTVANCTFTNSKREGVFVTGDGNPVITNNVFTKNLGNGISLAGNAKGEIRGNTCQNTGYGISIAESASPLVVDNQISGNRSGIVISGNARPKLRNNLSERNTDDGVTIIGNALPDLGSANDAGKNILRYNTKFDLQNSSSNQLIVAGNQINPDKVKGSVNLLDNQLPPTDTAGGGGTGGGTGGGTGGGGTGGGTGGGGTGGGGTGGGGGTVVELTDIKGHWAETFIQELVKQEIISGFPDKTFRPDASLTRAQYAALLTKAFTPPAKREAIAFKDVANSFWGYAAIQQAYRGEFLSGFPDKTFKPNDNVQRVQVIVSLVNGLKLTGGALTALNFFDDRTGIPDYAKDEVATAAQKQLVVNHPTLKKLNPTRDATRAEVAAIVYQALVNANRVSAINSPYIVTA